From the genome of Onthophagus taurus isolate NC chromosome 5, IU_Otau_3.0, whole genome shotgun sequence, one region includes:
- the LOC139429801 gene encoding uncharacterized protein gives MAFIDLGSDVVTLREDAHDLNTKYDRVNLRLRGFGNGESQTIGKKHSRIIIDEASIDVDVYIVPNEAQDEQIIIGRGMLITKDETKLVIERKNDETINEERENDETINVETENEGSINEQSKNMDSMINENEETTYEKNLKVRLELEEQEMNDEIISNDSNECNSRNVTNNFCYPVNKTLNDYEKQQLRGLISRNEMCFATGFANIGLTSDIEMKIELTSDTPVTSRPYRLPYRHREIVTKTVTELFQAGIICESNSSYSSPVVLVSKKTGGERMCVDYRRLNAVTKKEYVPMTNIDEKLDQKDNDWHWEEEQERAFQSVKDELAKRPILTLYDSNADFEIHTDASKIGLAGILFQSKPNEVMKPVSYFSRQTSELEQKFHSYELEALAVVESLERFRVYVLGRKFKVVTDCNSLKMMMKKKDITPRIGRWILKLQEYDFEVEHRIGTLMAHVDVLSRNPHEPAREVKIADFNVLTLHIDNSDWLLTMQLQDHKLKTILDILRKRPLTNEEKQIHEDYELKDNRICRKAKEGLRWVVPNEVRWRVIKGSHDDMGHYGLERTLLHLQKYFWFSRMRKKVKSYIDSCIECAYQKNKTGKLQAQLHNIERLPIPFHTVNVDHLGPFPKSTKGNIHILKKREALEKIEITQQKQKERFDKKCVIPRQYKEGDIVLIKREPIATGESRKLQPLFKGPYVIVETLGQDQYVLSDIEGAERTQRPFKSVYSADRMKPWCQLSEIEENATIGDDGEGSEAEC, from the exons ATGGCATTTATAGATTTGGGAAGTGATGTTGTGACTCTAAGAGAAGACGCCCACGATTTAAATACTAAGTATGACCGAGTGAATTTAAGGCTCCGAGGTTTTGGGAACGGTGAAAGCCAAACGATTGGAAAGAAACATTCCAGAATTATTATTGACGAAGCCAGTATAGATGTTGATGTCTACATTGTACCTAATGAAGCCCAAGAtgaacaaataataattggaCGCGGGATGCTGATAACAAAAGATGAAACGAAATTAGTGATTGAACGTAAAAACGATGAAACGATAAACGAAGAAAGAGAAAACGATGAAACAATAAATGTAGAGACAGAAAACGAGGGAAGCATAAACGAACAATCAAAGAACATGGATTCGATGATTAATGAGAACGAAGAAACAACGTacgagaaaaatttaaaagtaagaCTCGAACTAGAAGAACAGGAGATGAACGACGAAATAATAAGCAACGATAGTAACGAGTGTAATTCAAGAAATGTGActaacaacttttgttatccTGTGAACAAAACTTTGAACGATTACGAGAAACAACAATTGCGAGGATTAATCAGTAGAAACGAAATGTGTTTTGCAACCGGATTTGCAAATATTGGACTGACAAGTGATATCGAAATGAAAATAGAACTTACATCCGACACACCCGTTACGTCACGACCTTACCGATTGCCGTATAGACATCGCGAAATTGTGACAAAAACTGTAACTGAACTATTCCAAGCCGGAATAATTTGTGAGTCTAATTCGTCATATTCAAGTCCGGTAGTGTTAGTCTCGAAGAAAACGGGCGGGGAAAGAATGTGCGTGGACTATCGTCGTTTAAACGCAGTGACAAAGAAAGAATATGTACCGATGACGAACATAGACGAAAAACTCGATCA AAAAGACAACGATTGGCATTGGGAAGAAGAACAAGAACGAGCATTCCAGAGCGTGAAAGACGAATTAGCCAAACGACCCATACTTACCTTATATGATTCAAATGCTGATTTCGAAATTCACACGGACGCTAGCAAAATAGGCTTGGCGGGAATCCTGTTTCAGTCGAAGCCCAATGAAGTTATGAAACCTGTTTCCTATTTTAGCCGCCAGACTTCCGAATTAGAGCAGAAGTTTCACAGCTACGAGCTGGAAGCTTTGGCCGTTGTTGAGTCACTGGAACGATTTCGAGTTTACGTGTTGGGAAGGAAATTTAAAGTAGTTACTGATTGCAACTCTTTAAAGATGATGATGAAAAAGAAGGATATTACCCCACGAATTGGTCGATGGATACTCAAATTACAAGAATATGACTTTGAGGTCGAACATCGAATTGGAACTCTAATGGCACACGTCGACGTCCTTAGCCGAAATCCACATGAACCAGCCCGAGAGGTTAAAATTGCAGACTTTAACGTACTTACCCTTCATATTGATAACAGCGATTGGCTATTAACCATGCAGCTCCAAGACCACAAGTTGAAGACTATACTCGATATTCTACGGAAACGACCACTAACCAACGAAGAAAAGCAAATTCATGAAGATTATGAACTGAAAGACAACCGAATATGCCGAAAAGCGAAGGAAGGCTTGAGATGGGTAGTTCCCAATGAGGTGCGATGGAGAGTGATCAAGGGCAGCCATGATGATATGGGACATTATGGATTGGAGAGAACACTATTACActtacaaaaatacttttggTTTTCCAGAATGAGGAAGAAAGTGAAGAGCTACATAGATTCATGCATCGAATGtgcttatcaaaaaaataaaactggaAAACTGCAAGCACAGCTACATAACATCGAACGCTTACCGATCCCATTCCACACCGTCAACGTTGATCACCTGGGACCCTTTCCCAAGAGTACAAAAGGTAACATCCATATTCTG AAGAAGAGAGAAGCTTTGGAAAAGATAGAAATAACCCAGCAGAAGCAGAAAGAACGATTCGATAAAAAGTGTGTAATTCCAAGACAATACAAAGAAGGCGATATAGTTTTGATTAAGAGAGAACCGATAGCTACAGGTGAAAGCAGAAAGTTACAACCATTGTTTAAAGGTCCATACGTCATAGTTGAGACGTTAGGACAAGATCAATACGTATTGTCTGACATTGAAGGTGCTGAACGAACACAACGACCATTTAAGTCTGTTTACTCAGCCGATAGGATGAAACCATGGTGTCAACTCTCCGAAATTGAAGAAAACGCCACCATCGGGGACGATGGTGAAGGTAGCGAAGCCGAATGTTAG